The following proteins are encoded in a genomic region of Cyclonatronum proteinivorum:
- a CDS encoding TolC family protein, whose protein sequence is MRVSGLLFVPILLLLFGAPLQLSAQQTLELSLEQALELAAENNRDIAMKRHEQQVAQAQYRQTSAVFLPSVSLEYQAVSTDDPLNVFGFRLKQERVTAPDFDPARLNNPGSYENYAARITVQQPVFNADMMFARRASRSQTEAAGEMLDGTAAMITFQVKQAYYKLVLYGQIQQVIAEAAETAAAYEKQAQNFYNEGMLSREDLLAARVHRLELESRLAKSANEAETAQEKLSLLLGMDAMTRILPTDSLQQQAGFLPDSAAVETPPDNAFVRAAALQAEAAGYMVKSAAYSFVPRLNVFGSFELNDNDPFGFGASAYMIGASLSWNVFSGFQQAGRRAEASARARMARTGLDQFQQQQHTDLRQAARSLEHALNRISLSEEAVAGATENARIRGNRFAEGLERTTDLLLAETRLSESRLQQLEAFFQYNMSAAALELLLGN, encoded by the coding sequence ATGCGGGTATCCGGGTTACTGTTCGTGCCGATCTTACTGTTGCTGTTTGGCGCGCCCTTACAGCTCAGCGCACAACAGACGCTTGAATTGTCGCTGGAACAGGCCCTTGAGCTGGCAGCAGAAAACAACCGGGATATTGCTATGAAACGCCATGAACAGCAGGTGGCACAGGCGCAGTATCGTCAGACGAGCGCTGTCTTTCTGCCTTCTGTTTCCCTGGAGTATCAGGCGGTTAGCACCGATGATCCTCTGAACGTATTCGGCTTCAGGTTAAAGCAAGAGCGGGTAACGGCTCCGGACTTTGATCCTGCGCGGCTGAACAATCCCGGCTCGTACGAGAACTATGCTGCCCGTATCACGGTGCAACAGCCTGTGTTCAACGCCGATATGATGTTCGCGCGCCGGGCTTCCCGCTCACAGACGGAAGCAGCCGGTGAAATGCTTGATGGCACCGCAGCCATGATAACTTTTCAGGTGAAGCAGGCCTATTACAAGCTGGTGCTTTACGGTCAGATACAGCAGGTAATTGCAGAAGCAGCTGAAACGGCCGCAGCCTACGAAAAGCAGGCACAGAACTTTTATAATGAAGGCATGCTCAGCCGCGAAGACCTCCTCGCCGCACGGGTGCACCGTCTTGAGCTGGAAAGCCGGCTGGCGAAGTCCGCTAATGAAGCGGAGACTGCACAGGAAAAACTGTCGCTGTTACTTGGGATGGACGCTATGACCCGCATTCTGCCTACGGATTCGCTGCAACAGCAGGCGGGATTCCTCCCGGATAGCGCAGCTGTTGAAACCCCGCCTGATAATGCGTTTGTACGCGCTGCAGCGCTTCAGGCCGAAGCCGCCGGCTACATGGTTAAATCCGCAGCTTACAGTTTTGTGCCCCGTCTGAATGTGTTTGGAAGCTTTGAACTCAATGACAACGACCCTTTTGGCTTTGGTGCTTCGGCCTACATGATCGGGGCAAGCCTGAGCTGGAACGTGTTTTCCGGTTTTCAGCAGGCCGGACGCAGGGCAGAAGCTTCGGCAAGGGCCCGCATGGCGAGAACAGGCCTCGATCAGTTTCAGCAGCAGCAGCACACCGATTTGCGTCAGGCCGCACGCTCGCTTGAACATGCCCTGAACAGGATTTCACTTTCTGAAGAAGCGGTAGCCGGTGCAACAGAAAACGCGCGCATCCGCGGCAATCGCTTCGCCGAAGGCCTGGAACGCACAACCGATTTACTCCTCGCCGAAACCCGGCTGTCCGAAAGCCGCCTGCAGCAGCTTGAAGCCTTCTTTCAGTACAATATGAGCGCCGCAGCCCTTGAGCTGTTGCTCGGCAACTAA
- a CDS encoding ArsR/SmtB family transcription factor: MKTSVLKKQLYSESAALTKALGNPLRLEILDLLAQGALSVEYISENTGLSVANTSAHLQVLRQARLVSARRDGKQVFYSLSGTDTHKLLCQLRAAAVSRNAEIGRLLESYREQKHSADQVRLEEISGMINSGKVVLLDVRPAEEFEIAALPGAVSIPVRELPKRIAELPQDCEIVTYCRGEFCLMADEAVAILRANGYSARRMEKGLPEWENSQLQR; encoded by the coding sequence ATGAAAACATCCGTTCTCAAAAAACAGCTCTATTCTGAATCAGCCGCTTTAACCAAGGCGCTAGGCAATCCGCTGCGTCTGGAAATTTTGGATCTTCTCGCACAGGGGGCGCTGTCTGTAGAATACATCTCGGAAAACACGGGATTAAGCGTCGCCAATACTTCGGCACATTTACAGGTGCTGCGTCAGGCCCGTTTGGTCAGTGCCCGTCGGGATGGCAAGCAGGTTTTCTACAGTCTTTCTGGTACCGATACGCATAAGTTGCTGTGTCAGCTGCGTGCAGCAGCCGTGAGCAGGAATGCCGAAATTGGCCGGCTTTTGGAATCCTACCGGGAGCAAAAGCACAGCGCGGATCAGGTTCGTCTCGAAGAAATCAGCGGGATGATCAACAGTGGTAAGGTCGTGCTCCTTGATGTGCGTCCGGCTGAAGAATTTGAGATTGCTGCGCTGCCGGGTGCAGTTTCCATTCCGGTGCGCGAGCTGCCGAAACGGATAGCTGAGCTTCCGCAGGACTGTGAGATTGTGACGTATTGCAGGGGCGAGTTTTGCCTCATGGCAGATGAAGCCGTAGCAATACTCCGCGCTAACGGGTACAGCGCCCGTCGCATGGAAAAAGGACTCCCCGAGTGGGAAAACAGCCAATTGCAGCGCTGA
- a CDS encoding DUF3467 domain-containing protein, with amino-acid sequence MQNPNQGKQKKLEIELTKEEAPGTYSNLVMITHSASEFVFDFIAVMPGLPKAKVMKRLVLTPDHAKRLAGALNDNISRFEKQHGTIKTTGKPDVPFNYRGPLPEA; translated from the coding sequence ATGCAGAATCCTAACCAAGGAAAGCAGAAAAAACTTGAAATAGAACTCACCAAAGAAGAAGCGCCCGGCACGTACTCCAACCTTGTGATGATCACCCATTCCGCTTCGGAATTCGTGTTTGACTTCATTGCGGTCATGCCCGGCCTGCCCAAAGCCAAAGTGATGAAGCGCCTCGTGCTCACTCCGGATCACGCCAAGCGTCTCGCAGGTGCGCTCAACGACAACATCAGCCGTTTCGAGAAGCAGCACGGCACCATCAAAACAACGGGCAAGCCCGACGTACCCTTCAACTACCGCGGCCCGCTTCCCGAAGCCTGA
- a CDS encoding cystathionine beta-synthase, whose product MWKQSILETIGHTPLIKLQKVAAKTKATILVKVEYFNPGQSVKDRIAIKMIEDAEAKGLIKPGGTIIEGTSGNTGMGLALAAVVKGYRCIFTTTDKQSMEKVNLLRALGAEVRICPTNVEPDDPRSYYSVAKRLSEEIPNSYYPNQYDNPSNPQAHYETTGPEIWEQTEGKITHFVAGMGTGGTITGTSKYLKEQNPDIKVVGVDSIGSVYLSYYHTRKFDKSQIAPYLTEGIGEDIIPTTIDFDYIDEVIQCPDKEAFVTTRDLARKEGLFIGGSCGAAVWGALEYARINNLTEDDVVVVVLPDSGTRYVSKIYNDEWMIQNNFMEPPSSRVADFVVRMKSEHQKGLITAQEHEKLSDVIDRMNESGISQIPVMDGTKFTGSVTDSMILSLLIQDPGARGMKIAEVMDKPFPVVEYSTPFPEVTTLLNQENQAVVVRMKDGSYEIITRSDLIHTLSA is encoded by the coding sequence ATGTGGAAGCAATCTATTCTCGAAACCATCGGCCACACACCGCTGATCAAGCTTCAAAAAGTAGCCGCGAAAACCAAGGCAACCATTCTGGTCAAAGTTGAATATTTCAACCCCGGTCAAAGTGTGAAAGACCGTATTGCCATTAAAATGATTGAAGACGCCGAAGCCAAAGGGCTGATTAAACCGGGCGGAACCATTATTGAAGGTACTTCCGGAAATACCGGTATGGGACTTGCCCTTGCTGCCGTCGTGAAGGGCTACAGATGTATTTTCACAACAACCGACAAGCAAAGCATGGAAAAGGTCAACCTTCTGCGGGCTTTGGGTGCGGAAGTGCGCATTTGCCCGACCAATGTGGAGCCGGATGATCCGCGCAGCTACTATTCGGTTGCCAAACGGCTCAGCGAAGAAATTCCAAACTCGTACTACCCGAATCAGTACGACAACCCAAGCAATCCGCAGGCCCACTATGAGACTACCGGCCCTGAAATCTGGGAGCAGACGGAAGGCAAGATCACGCATTTTGTTGCCGGCATGGGAACCGGCGGTACCATTACAGGTACTTCGAAATATCTGAAAGAGCAAAATCCCGACATCAAAGTTGTCGGAGTTGATTCCATTGGTTCCGTATATCTGTCGTATTATCACACCCGCAAATTTGACAAGTCTCAGATTGCGCCCTATCTCACCGAAGGAATAGGGGAGGACATCATCCCGACAACCATCGATTTCGACTACATTGATGAAGTGATTCAGTGTCCGGATAAGGAAGCTTTTGTTACTACCCGCGACCTTGCCCGCAAGGAAGGCCTGTTTATCGGGGGCTCATGCGGCGCGGCAGTTTGGGGGGCACTTGAGTACGCCCGAATCAACAACCTTACCGAAGACGATGTGGTTGTTGTTGTACTTCCTGATAGCGGAACCCGTTACGTATCAAAGATTTATAACGATGAGTGGATGATACAGAACAACTTCATGGAGCCGCCTTCATCACGTGTGGCAGACTTTGTGGTGCGCATGAAAAGCGAGCATCAAAAGGGACTTATCACCGCGCAGGAGCATGAAAAACTCTCCGATGTTATTGATCGCATGAATGAAAGCGGCATATCTCAGATTCCCGTGATGGATGGTACCAAATTCACCGGCAGCGTGACCGACTCCATGATTCTTTCCCTGTTAATTCAGGATCCCGGCGCGCGCGGCATGAAAATTGCCGAAGTAATGGACAAGCCTTTTCCTGTGGTCGAGTACTCCACGCCGTTTCCGGAAGTCACGACCCTACTCAATCAGGAAAATCAGGCTGTGGTCGTTCGGATGAAAGACGGCAGCTACGAAATCATCACGCGAAGCGATCTCATTCACACGCTCTCGGCCTGA
- a CDS encoding SpoIID/LytB domain-containing protein, with the protein MKSESDCGVLMSCSRSLHAQLFGLASMMAVIFWMTCCATLPEGDTQPPKPDPAEAEAQLKAAADRSDLIRLHGIFELYPLQRPAYGSSGEIADESATDPLADSDELPTHDISWNPIVRVNLFAMNPPQQLTLQAHEGNIAVQAAGRPAQLTAGPGEPLQLQADGNLVILQSGTRQTEAGQFDIHTEASGLVRAIHPEKPWRYYRGSLRIEARNNQLQLINYVTLEDYVSSVVGSEMNFMNPEALKVQAVISRTYAVWNSGRSTSAAGYDLNDSVLNQVYLGELITSPRFREAAYATSGEVLSWSGELILAAYHSTCGGQTAANETVWSGAPLPWLRGAEDFGSCSASPHFRWRFEVPAAELHELFNTNGIRVENGSGQDRASVVYLSKGSGYETIGANAFRLRFNQRYGTLALRSTHFRLEEDGETYIFEGRGLGHGIGLCQWGALGKAEAGWNYRDILRFYYNGADLSRLPEPQP; encoded by the coding sequence TTGAAATCTGAGTCAGACTGCGGGGTTTTGATGTCCTGTTCGCGCAGCTTGCATGCACAGCTTTTTGGGCTTGCAAGCATGATGGCCGTGATTTTTTGGATGACGTGCTGTGCAACGCTTCCCGAAGGTGACACGCAACCCCCAAAACCTGATCCGGCAGAAGCGGAAGCACAGCTGAAAGCGGCAGCCGACCGAAGCGACCTTATCCGGCTGCACGGTATTTTTGAGCTCTATCCGCTGCAGCGTCCTGCGTATGGATCTTCGGGAGAGATTGCTGACGAATCAGCAACAGACCCTTTGGCCGACTCAGATGAGCTTCCAACGCATGACATCAGCTGGAACCCCATTGTGCGGGTGAATCTCTTTGCGATGAATCCGCCGCAACAGCTCACGCTTCAGGCGCACGAAGGCAATATCGCTGTTCAGGCAGCCGGACGCCCTGCGCAGCTCACAGCCGGACCCGGTGAACCGCTTCAGCTTCAGGCCGACGGGAACCTGGTAATACTGCAGTCCGGTACGCGGCAAACAGAAGCCGGTCAGTTCGACATTCATACGGAAGCAAGCGGCTTGGTACGCGCCATTCACCCGGAAAAACCCTGGCGCTATTATCGGGGTTCACTTCGGATAGAAGCCCGAAACAATCAGCTGCAGCTCATCAACTATGTGACCCTTGAAGACTACGTCAGTAGTGTAGTAGGCAGTGAAATGAATTTCATGAACCCGGAAGCCTTAAAGGTTCAGGCCGTGATTTCACGCACCTATGCGGTTTGGAACAGCGGTCGCAGTACATCCGCAGCGGGGTATGATCTCAATGACAGCGTACTGAATCAGGTGTATTTGGGAGAGCTGATTACAAGCCCCCGGTTTCGGGAAGCTGCTTACGCTACTTCAGGGGAAGTGCTGAGCTGGAGCGGGGAACTCATTCTTGCGGCCTATCACAGCACCTGCGGCGGGCAAACGGCAGCCAATGAAACGGTCTGGAGCGGTGCGCCCCTGCCCTGGCTCCGGGGGGCGGAAGACTTCGGGAGCTGTTCAGCTTCCCCGCACTTCCGCTGGCGCTTTGAAGTGCCTGCGGCTGAGCTGCACGAACTTTTTAATACAAACGGCATTCGGGTGGAAAACGGGAGCGGACAAGACCGGGCTTCGGTTGTGTATCTGAGCAAGGGCAGCGGATATGAAACGATTGGTGCCAATGCATTTCGTCTTCGGTTCAATCAGCGATACGGCACGCTTGCGCTGCGAAGTACGCATTTCAGATTGGAAGAAGACGGGGAAACCTATATTTTTGAAGGTCGCGGCCTTGGGCACGGTATCGGGTTGTGTCAGTGGGGTGCCCTTGGAAAGGCCGAAGCCGGCTGGAATTACCGTGACATTCTGCGTTTTTACTACAACGGCGCCGATCTGAGCCGCCTGCCGGAACCACAGCCCTGA
- a CDS encoding DUF4290 domain-containing protein — protein MFIPVKKPKDFDCGYNLDLMIEALPRIQDLEERKTYAKRIVGLIKQSHINWVNMKGESQAAWDYFFKLADYNPEDYGIVSPYKTGEPDDAR, from the coding sequence ATGTTCATCCCCGTAAAAAAACCCAAAGATTTTGACTGTGGCTACAATCTCGACCTTATGATCGAAGCCCTTCCCCGCATTCAGGATTTGGAAGAACGCAAAACATACGCCAAGCGGATTGTGGGGCTCATCAAACAAAGTCACATCAACTGGGTGAACATGAAAGGTGAGAGTCAGGCCGCCTGGGATTATTTTTTCAAGCTTGCCGACTACAACCCGGAAGATTACGGCATTGTAAGTCCTTACAAGACTGGTGAACCGGACGATGCCCGCTGA
- the coaE gene encoding dephospho-CoA kinase (Dephospho-CoA kinase (CoaE) performs the final step in coenzyme A biosynthesis.) has protein sequence MMKLVGLTGGIGSGKTTVAKIWADLGAFVMDADQTAKTLMTTDPELIAGLKAAFGEAVYTSDGSLNRPYLAQEAFEKGRVEELNRLVHPAVYRETDRLIGVQREKGTPVFVKEAALLLKHGRPAMLDVVVLCEAGEAVRKARVQARDGHNEAHISQRMAQQKGLFEALDPQRDIIIENNGTREELHQKARAVWAELIS, from the coding sequence ATGATGAAACTTGTAGGGCTGACCGGCGGCATTGGGAGCGGAAAAACAACCGTTGCCAAAATCTGGGCGGATTTGGGCGCTTTTGTGATGGACGCAGACCAGACGGCCAAAACCCTGATGACAACTGATCCGGAGCTTATCGCCGGACTCAAAGCCGCGTTCGGCGAAGCTGTTTATACGTCGGATGGCAGTCTCAACCGGCCATATCTCGCGCAGGAAGCGTTTGAAAAAGGACGGGTTGAGGAGCTGAATCGGCTCGTGCACCCCGCCGTGTACCGGGAAACGGACCGTTTAATTGGCGTACAGCGGGAGAAGGGGACGCCGGTTTTTGTAAAGGAAGCCGCCTTGCTTCTAAAGCATGGGCGCCCTGCCATGCTTGATGTCGTCGTGCTCTGTGAAGCCGGAGAGGCCGTTCGAAAGGCGCGGGTTCAGGCGCGTGACGGGCACAACGAAGCGCACATCAGCCAGCGTATGGCGCAGCAAAAAGGCCTGTTTGAAGCGCTTGATCCGCAGCGCGATATCATCATAGAAAACAACGGCACACGCGAAGAACTGCATCAAAAAGCACGCGCCGTTTGGGCGGAGCTAATCAGCTGA